The Desulfallas thermosapovorans DSM 6562 genome contains a region encoding:
- a CDS encoding ISL3 family transposase, with translation MVVIKQETEAIHLVMEMTRPTATCPFCGKVSNKARSHYERTINDMSWCGIPVVIRFTARRFACVNADCPQKIFCERVPELVPAYGRRTTRFTETVTALGYTTSAEAAARLARDLGLSISADTVLRILRATPDPELSTPRVLGVDDWAWRKGHTYGTVLIDMETHKVVDLLPDRQGYTFQHWLEAHPGVEIISRDRAQTYAKAAKKGAPNALQVADRWHLLKNLGEALERWFHRLRPQLSQFISKINVRDHVTEEVVPAPVLTRGQQNRQARFEEIHNLKKQGLSLRHIARTLNLSRNTVRKYVSAEQCPQMTSRKHSKTLLDNYLSYLQNRLAAGCRNSRILFEELQAMGYKGSRSTVARWIRMQRNAIHRDTGQRSTYPKTIAPRRLQYWFLKPLQDLPRSATNLLTQVLGGIPELQRGYTLVHQFHTMVRHRAGRALPAWLKAVHDSGILELKRFADSINKDYSAVYAGLTEPWSQGPVEGINNRLKLIKRMMYGRAKFDLLRKRVIHAL, from the coding sequence TCCTGGTGCGGTATCCCGGTGGTAATCCGTTTTACTGCCCGCCGCTTCGCCTGTGTTAATGCAGATTGTCCGCAAAAGATTTTCTGCGAGCGAGTACCGGAACTGGTACCGGCTTACGGACGGCGCACCACACGGTTTACTGAAACAGTAACTGCTTTGGGCTATACCACCAGTGCAGAGGCCGCTGCCCGTCTGGCCCGCGATTTAGGGTTATCTATCAGTGCAGATACTGTTTTACGCATTCTCCGCGCCACTCCGGACCCTGAGCTATCTACCCCGCGCGTGCTAGGTGTCGATGATTGGGCTTGGCGGAAAGGACATACCTACGGGACTGTTCTCATTGACATGGAAACACATAAAGTGGTTGACCTGTTACCTGACCGGCAGGGATATACGTTCCAACATTGGTTGGAAGCCCACCCGGGTGTGGAGATAATTAGCCGTGATCGTGCCCAGACCTATGCTAAAGCAGCTAAAAAAGGTGCGCCAAATGCATTACAAGTAGCTGATCGTTGGCATTTGCTAAAGAACCTTGGCGAAGCTCTGGAACGTTGGTTTCACCGGCTCCGACCCCAATTATCACAATTTATATCAAAAATTAACGTACGTGATCATGTTACCGAGGAGGTTGTTCCGGCACCCGTATTAACCCGGGGACAGCAAAACCGGCAGGCACGTTTTGAGGAAATCCACAATCTTAAGAAGCAAGGCCTGTCCCTGCGGCATATTGCTCGAACCCTGAACTTAAGCCGCAATACTGTGCGCAAATATGTTTCGGCAGAGCAATGCCCGCAGATGACCTCGCGTAAACATTCCAAAACGCTGTTGGATAATTACTTGAGCTACCTCCAAAATCGCCTGGCTGCCGGCTGCCGCAACAGCCGCATATTGTTTGAAGAGCTTCAAGCCATGGGCTACAAGGGCTCCCGCTCTACTGTGGCGCGCTGGATAAGAATGCAGCGGAATGCTATCCACCGGGATACCGGGCAACGTAGCACATACCCCAAAACAATTGCACCACGCCGGCTGCAATACTGGTTTTTGAAACCTCTACAAGATTTGCCCCGAAGCGCAACTAATCTGTTGACTCAAGTCCTTGGGGGTATTCCCGAGTTGCAGCGAGGGTATACCCTGGTCCATCAATTTCACACAATGGTGCGTCATCGAGCCGGACGTGCTCTCCCGGCATGGCTGAAAGCCGTACATGATAGCGGGATTTTGGAACTCAAACGGTTTGCTGATTCCATAAATAAGGATTACAGTGCTGTTTATGCTGGTTTAACCGAACCGTGGAGCCAGGGCCCAGTGGAAGGAATTAATAATAGGCTAAAATTAATCAAACGCATGATGTATGGCAGGGCAAAGTTTGATTTGCTTCGCAAACGGGTGATCCATGCGCTATAA